From Lolium perenne isolate Kyuss_39 chromosome 5, Kyuss_2.0, whole genome shotgun sequence, a single genomic window includes:
- the LOC127300749 gene encoding diacylglycerol kinase 2 yields the protein MDLVGSLLLSMARWVDPSGIEFFGWLITAGSVGLAALIYGLLRLQKEASLYWLKAAAREKEAASKALRCPCSTHTWKEDCFRGGQPSTCCVCLSSLGSAQDADVVHRCSVCGVAAHCYCSRAADRDCKCVAQAGASALLHHWSERWVEMDDNPQISTFCYYCDEPCGVPFLGVSPIWRCLWCQRQIHVDCHAKLFKETGNACDLGLLRRLIVPPLSVKEVGQAPAISGVFNSIKQGLVTSTVRGRIRRPRNKKRINNQPGAKTNPVSTDSSILDTVLEGFARLQNLNGKYTLAKSTGKPPKQIHGSDIPNGDEKKYELVDLPQDSRPLLVFINSKSGGRNGPSLRRRLNMLLNPIQIFELSASQGPEVGLQMFHNVKHFRILVCGGDGTVAWVLDAIEKQNYESPPPVAILPLGTGNDLSRVTRWGGGLSSVEGQGGICALLNDVDHAAVTVLDRWNVAIKEKNGAEGQCTKQVKFMTNYLGIGCDAKVAYDFHTSREEKPDKFSSQFVNKLMYAREGAKDMMDRSCSDLPWHVSLEVDGKDIEIPEDTEGVIVLNIASYMGGVDLWQNDNDHDDDFSSQSMHDKMLEVVCISGTWHLGKLQVGLSRAHRLAQGKVIRFHLHSSFPVQVDGEPWIQPPGCLEISHRGQMFMLRRTSEEPTGHAAAIMSDVLVNAECNGVIDAAQKRLLLHEIALRLSS from the exons AAGGCGGCCGCGAGGGAGAAGGAGGCCGCGTCCAAGGCGCTGCGCTGCCCCTGCTCGACGCACACATGGAAGGAGGACTGCTTCCGCGGTGGCCAGCCTTCCACGTGCTGCGTCTGCCTCTCCTCGCTCGGCTCCGCTCAGGACGCTGACGTCGTTCACCGCTGCTCCGTGTGCGGGGTGGCGGCTCACTGCTACTGCTCGCGCGCCGCCGACAGGGACTGCAAATGTGTCGCGCAGGCTGGCGCTTCCGCTCTGCTGCACCACTGGTCCGAGAGGTGGGTGGAGATGGACGATAACCCGCAGATATCCACCTTCTGTTACTACTGCGACGAGCCCTGTGGCGTGCCGTTCCTCGGCGTATCTCCTATATGGCGCTGTCTCTGGTGCCAGAGGCAGATCCATGTCGATTGTCATGCCAAGCTATTCAAGGAGACGGGGAACGCTTGCGATCTTGGCTTGCTCAGGAGGCTTATCGTACCACCTCTCTCGGTCAAGGAAGTTGGTCAAGCCCCGGCCATCAGTGGAGTGTTCAACTCAATCAAACAAGGCCTTGTCACCTCCACGGTTAGGGGTCGGATTAGAAGGCCACGCAACAAGAAACGCATCAACAATCAGCCTGGTGCCAAGACAAATCCGGTTTCCACAGACAGTTCAATCCTTGACACGGTTCTTGAAGGATTTGCTAGACTGCAGAACCTGAATGGAAAGTATACGCTTGCAAAGTCAACTGGAAAGCCTCCCAAGCAAATACATGGATCTGACATTCCTAATGGAGATGAAAAGAAGTACGAGCTTGTAGATTTGCCCCAAGATTCAAGGCCACTGCTTGTTTTCATCAACAGCAAGAGTGGGGGCCGAAACGGGCCTTCTCTTAGGAGAAGACTCAACATGCTGCTCAATCCAATACAG ATATTTGAGCTAAGTGCTTCTCAGGGACCTGAAGTTGGATTGCAAATGTTCCACAATGTAAAACACTTCAGAATTCTTGTTTGTGGTGGGGATGGAACTGTAGCATGGGTTCTTGATGCCATAGAAAAACAGAACTACGAATCTCCTCCCCCTGTTGCCATTCTTCCGTTAGGAACAGGAAATGACCTATCCCGTGTTACACGCTGGGGTGGAGGTTTGTCTTCTGTTGAAGGACAAGGGGGCATATGTGCGCTTCTGAATGACGTTGATCACGCAGCCGTTACAGTGCTCGATCGCTGGAATGTAGCCATCAAAGAGAAGAACGGAGCCGAAGGTCAATGCACCAAGCAAGTAAAATTTATGACAAATTATCTAG GTATTGGATGCGATGCCAAGGTTGCATATGACTTCCACACTAGCAGGGAAGAGAAGCCAGATAAATTTAGCAGTCAG TTTGTGAACAAACTGATGTATGCTAGAGAAGGCGCTAAGGATATGATGGATAGGTCATGTTCTGATTTACCATGGCATGTTAGCCTTGAAGTTGATGGAAAGGATATTGAAATTCCCGAG GATACAGAAGGTGTGATTGTTCTGAATATCGCTAGCTACATGGGTGGTGTTGATCTTTGGCAAAACGACAATGATCATGATGATGATTTCAGTTCACAATCAATGCATGACAAAATGCTTGAGGTGGTATGTATATCTGGGACATGGCATCTAGGCAAACTGCAG GTAGGACTGTCAAGAGCACATCGGCTAGCCCAAGGGAAAGTTATAAGATTTCACCTGCACAGTTCATTCCCTGTTCAGGTTGATGGTGAACCATGGATCCAGCCACCTGGGTGCCTTGAGATATCGCATCGTGGACAG ATGTTCATGTTGAGGAGGACATCTGAAGAGCCCACGGGGCATGCTGCGGCAATCATGAGTGATGTTCTCGTGAACGCAGAGTGCAATGGTGTCATTGACGCCGCTCAGAAGAGATTGCTCCTCCACGAGATAGCCCTCCGTTTGTCCTCCTGA